The DNA segment CCACTGCAGAGATGTCCTCCTCCTTGCCAAGGGCCACCTGCAGGAACCTGGTCTTGTctccacctccccagccccgTAGGTGTTTAAATAAGATGGCAAGATACAGAGCTAACATTTCGTTCCACCTTTATTTTAACAATcggataaaaacaaaaccaaatttttaaaagaggcATTACATGGCAATTTATAAAGTGCATTTTCCACTTGAGTGTTGTgtacaaaaatatcttttaaaaacaaacatgcaaaaaCACCCCACAAGGCACTTTCAGGCACAGAGTGAGGAGAGCAACCCCCCACTTCTATGTTCACATTggcaaaggaaaaagggaaaaggggaaaggcCACAAGTAGTATTTTTAAACTGCTATTTGACTAGTCATTTCCCAGCCTAGCTTCTACTTATGGCATTGCTCTTCTAGCTTATCTTCCATGTTCCTCCCTAAGCACACCCCCTGCACAACCTGAAAACAAACAGGCCCCATAAGGAGATACCACCCTCCACAGCACCCCAGACATACATGCCTTGTTTCAGCTCACAAAATGCTCTCCCTAGGCATGAGAACATGCCAGGAGAACACAACTTTTCTACGGTCAGTGTCTTATAGCATTAACACCataaactcaaaaaaaaaaaaaaaaaaaataggtgtcACTCAGACTTGCTTTATGTTTAAAACCAGGTTCCAGCCAAGCTAGGCAACAGTCCCTTCAAGAGAGACCAGATGCAGGTGGTAACTGCTGACTCAGAAACCTGTTTGAACAGAAGAACCAAGCCTGATGAGCTCTGGGCTAGCAAGCAGACTTCCCACCTCAACTAAGTGATCAAGCAAAGTGGTGATATGCATTGCTGTTGGGTTTTGAAAAAGCAGGAGTTGAAGGCTAGCTACTTTTCTGCAAGCTCTTGTCCCTTTCAGTGTTGAACTGTGATCATAGGATCCCTTCTAGGTTAGGGTAAAACAGCTTGTAAGTATTCCACATGGTAGTCTCCAGAATTAAAAACTAGGTTTAAAATGTTAAGTAGTCTAGCCCATTGCTTCTCTCCAGCCCATCCATAGGCTGTTATAGGCACccaaaaaattatataaagcTTATGcactataaaaataaagattccCTTGACCTCTATTTCTACAAACTATTCAGCACTCTCCCTTTGAGCTGAGGGATAAAGTTATTCTGCTCAACTAGCAAGCAAGAAGCTTCATGAGGCTGTTTGGCACTGCACAAACTGGCCACCTCACCTCAGCACAGGCCCAGGAGACAAAGCCACCTTTTTGGAGGCAGGGATGGCTCACATCTGTGATTTGTTTCACACCCAGGAGTGGTGTCAGGATAACCCCACCTATCATAACTAGCTCTTTGCACAGGTGGGGTTAGCAGCTTCTTATGGACACAAAGATGTCAAGTTTGGGCATTTACAGGCTGGAATGGCAGCTACTGCTACAGCAGCAAGGGAAGCCCAGCATGTCAATGTACAGCATCCTCACACCTTTAGCTGCCAAGCAGTCCGTGGCACACAGTAACAAGCCTTtaggagatttttaaaatccatgcAATTTCCAAAGCCTGTTCATCCCAAACCATGGCTGGGATCACACATACCACCCCTTTCTCAGTCAAGGCACTTCTACCACAGTAGGTACCCAAGAGTCACCTTTCCAAGGACACAGCACAGAGTAGCCAAGTGGTCCCTTTGCATTTACCTCCCAGAACACCCAggcacagcctcctgctcaggaCTCTGGGCCCCAGCTGGACTAAACCCTGTTTTACAGTCCACAGGAGGAAGAACTGCATTTTCAGGGCCCAGCATGGCCAACCTCTGACTTCAGGTGTccatcaagaggaaaaaaaaaattaatctcataTGGCAAAGAAACATGAAGGTTTTGAAGAAGGCAGTCAGGGCTGTCAACCCACGGCTGTGTTACAAGCACCACACAGCTAATCTCTATTTTTGGTAACAAGTGTATAACAAGAGTTTTTCAAGATCAGCTGATACAACAACTGGTGACTAAGCATATCAGATCCTCTCCCACAGGCACATACGTCTCCTAATACAGCAGGCTGTAGGGTCGCATTTCCTGTCTTTGCAgttgcattttcatttccaaaacaCCCTTTTACCTGCAGTAGGAAGGCCCTCACACTACCAGCTCAGGTGCAAGGCTCCTTTCCCCATCAGGCACAGGCCAGCTTTGCAAGGAGAACCCTGCAGCTCAAATACAGCCCACTAAAAATACAATACTAcaacatattttgaaaaagcCTTTTAACACTAGGCAAGCAATACAAACCAGCCACCACTACATAGCTTGGACACACAATATAAGCACTGTAGTGTTTCTCTGGAGACTAGCAGCTTCACAGAAGGAGTAGCAGCACTGAAGAGACATAATAGGAGCTGTTGTTGCTCCTGGTCCTTTGAGCATCCAGAGCACCAGTTATCCTAGTTTTGGCAGGGaaggcagctctggcagcagccagaAATGCTTCCCTGACTATAAGCCCACTGCCAGCAGAGTGCTGCACATCTGGTTTTGCTGGAAGGCTTATGCAGAGCTGCATGGAGCCATACTTCTCCCCTTCCTTACACCTCAGGTTCAGATGGGCTCCCAGGCCTGTGGACACGCCAGCAACAGTTAAGTCAGGTAAGACTTGGTCCTTGGGTCAGTAGTAAGGCCCCAGCTTCTCATAGCCTGAATAGCTGGGCCACTCAGCAAAGAGGCCATAGGAGCAGAGAGGGCTCCCAAACTGGTCAAAGGCACTGGCAAAGTCAGGGCCCTGTGGGGGATGGATGGCTTCCTGGGCAGACTTCAGTTCTGGCCGTATGATCCTGTAATTAGTGCCCTTGTTGCTGTCCCAGTACACGTGCCCATTGCACTCAAAGGAGATGGCAAACTCGACTCTTTCGTGGGACTGAATTACCTCAGGGAAGCTGATGTCAAAGGAAAAAGTGTCCCGATCTGACCCTCCATACGTATCCTTGACATATTTGCATGGGTAATCTACAAAGTTTTTCCAGGTGTCAAACGTCATCCTGATCTTCACAGTCTTTTCAAAAGCGATGTTCTTCACCTTCACAGTTCCCACAATGGATCTCTCCTTTAGCACACAGTTTTCAAGGCAGACACAGTCCGTCTGGAGGCGGTTTCTGAAGTCCAGGTAGTCCACGGAGGGCTGAACAAAATCCAGGACAAATCTGTCCTTCTCCACTGTTGTCAGACCCACGATGTTGTCTATCAGCTCAGTGATGTTGAAAGGAATATCTAGCGGATCTTCAAACTCTGAGAACACCTTCACCATCGTCAGAGCGAAGCCTCTGCTGTCTGCAAATGACACCCTCTTCTTTACTTTGTTGTGTGTGAAAGAGTTTGCTGCCTCTTCTGATCCATTCAGCACAGTCTTGCTGCTCAGCTGGATGCAGGGCCTCAGGGGCTTGCTTGGCTTTGGAGCAATTTTGCAGGCACACTTCTCTCTTCGCAAGGGTGGAGAGCACAGGTACAGCTGCATTGCTACATCCACAGCCATTGCttgtttgtgaggaaaataGTCTAATACTCTGGAAGATGAAAAGAAGGGTCAGTTGATGttggaaaagcattttaatacGACTTCTGTCAGACAATTGCTACACTGCTTCTCCCTCCCTAGCCATCCCAAAGAAATTTGATCAACGCTGCAAATCCCTCCAGCTTAATTAAAGGCAAGTACTTGCCTGGTGTAACTTACAGACACAGTGAGAACTGTGGTGCAGCAGGACCAAAGCCTGTTGTGTGCTCCTGAACAAGATTTCTTCAAATTGGTATAGGGACAGGGTCGCCGTTTGAAGACACATGCAGGCACTGCCCTATGAGACTAACAATAGGAGACCCCAGAGGATTTCTTAACCAAAGTCCACAGCTCAGTCCCGCTGATGTCCACCAACCCAGATATTATCAAATCTCAATGCTACATATAAAGCAGTATTCCTGCTGCATTCACCCCATGCCTTTGTGGCAGTAAGAATTCAGGTTTGTCACGAGCTGCTGTACACAACTAGCCACACCTTGCGTAAAGCCCCAAATGTGTAGGATTTACTAGGCTAAAAAGCACTCATTTGGCTGAGCCACATACCGTGCTCATTGTTTCCCAGGACTGTTTCACCTAAAATGCCTGCAAGTGGTATTGTAAGGATAGCAGCAGTCTGATACAGCAGGAAGGTAGAGACTTGCCAACACTGGTCTCCACCTACGGAGGAGCCATTTTCTTCCCTCTACTACACTTCAAAATAGATGTCAAGCCAGATGGCCCTCAGGTTTTACTCCAGTGCAGTTTGCACTTCAAGCATCCACAGTGCttgtgctgagcccctgggaaACTCACATATAGCCTCTGACAAACACAACTCACCCACCTAAGGGTGACCAAGCCTTTGGAAACGAGTCCTTCCTCCAGAAAGCAGAGGCCATCtgaccctcctcctcctccagagccCAGCCCATTCCTCCAGGGATGTAGCACAGCCCCTCTCGAGCAGCTCCCACCTGGCACCTTGCCAGATGTAGCCCTGGATTTACCCCTGGAGCCAGTTAGCTTCCAGAACACCATATCCATCACACCCACTTACACTGAGGTTAGGCTGGATGCTCTGGGCAGAGTCTCTTTGGCCTGGCTCTGGATAAACAGCTAGAGAGATTTACGACACACATAAACCCCCCCCCCTTATGTCAACTGCATTGCGGCTGACCCTAAGCACAGTATTCCCTTAATAAAAATCTCCTGTTTGGCTGCCGACCAGGCTCCAAAGCTGCTTGCACCACACAGGGCAGGACGGGCCAGCAGCGGCCACCAGACACGTGATGCCGCCAGAGCTCCGGCCACCAAAGCCACACACAGCACCTCTAGGACTTAGACTGCTTGCCCCTGTGCCAAGAAAAAGCTGTGCTCTCCAATTTGGTGGTTTCATTGCCCACCCTGCAatgccagcactgcagctctgagcaggcTTTCACAGCGCCCATTCAGCATCTGTTTATTCAGAGCACATGTGCTGAGGCTCACTTCCCAGCACACCTACCAGCTAACACCTTCTGCCAGCTCAAGGGCAGCTGAACAAGACAGACAGCAGACCCACCTGTCTAACACTGATCTGCTCTTCTCTACCTGCTTTTGCCAAGTTTTTATTCACGCACACTTTATATAGGTCATTTCCTCCATTAAATTAATGCAGCTTCCAATGCTTCTCTCTGACTTGGTCCAGTTCCACTCGCATTGCATCTTTTCCCAGGGAAATTTATTCAACTGAATTCCCCTAAGAGCTGAGAACTCAGGTTTCTTAGTAAGCCTTGGTTATTCACCATTTATAAAACCAAAAGACATGAAATACCCGGCCTGATTTGCATTACTTGCAACTTTTTTCCAAGATAATAACTATCAAAAAAGGGTTTTGTACCTATTATTAAGCTGACCTGTCTGCTTTTACAAGCTTTTCCAGCTCCTTTGATACCCCACCTATGTCTTGCTCTTGAGAGCCTGCTGATGCCCACCTCCCACTACAGCAGGaggttttcttttcagggaATGTTGGCCATCTTGAACTTCAGATGGTTCGAAGGTGGGAGCAGGGAAGTAGTTTTGAGGAGCTCATGCAGGAAAGGGAGCCCTAGGAGGCACGCAGTGCAAGGCAGGCAGCCCTTCACAGCTAAAGGTGCTgactcctctccccttcccctctgaAGGAAGGGGACAGACTGAGATTCTGCCCCTAGACACCCCCCCGCAGCTTTGCCCTCTCCAGACGGGGATAGCACTGCTCACTCTTCCCTCCTTTATTTctaggaaggagaagcagatcAGAGCAAATGAATTTGTTACCCCTATATACACCAAAGCCCCCCAACAGCCTCCGCCCTGTCCCCAGGACTGTTTTTGAGCAGCCAGCCCACTAGCCGAGGCCTCGACGTGTAACCCACGTCGAAGCCAGAGGTGTTCAGACGGGAGAGGCTGCCAGACGAAGCAGCGCTCAGGGTtttctgccccctccccagctcagcaaagGCCGAGCAGCTCGGAAGGCACAACCCAGCTCCCCCCGAGGCCCGGGGGACGCCATCCCTGCTCCGGCCCAGCCTCCAGCACAAGCACCGCTGCAAACCCGAGCCAAGCCCCAGCTCCACAACACCCTCGGCgagcccagcccaggggctCCTCCCCGCTACCGCCCCGGGCTCAGCCGTGCAGCCAAACCCAGAGGGGCCCATCcacattcccatccccatcGATAAGCAGCACCGCAGCGGGGAGCGCTGGTACCGCTCCCGTGCACCCGAGGGAGCTGCGGCACCGCAACGCGGGGAGGGGGTCGAGGGAGAGCAGAGACTAGGGCAAGCCGAAAGGCGGTAGCGGTGTGAAGCCACGACCCCCCGGGACCATACCTGGCACAGTGCATCGGGCCGAACCCCCCAGCTCGTCGTCGCCGACACCGCGGGTGTAGCCCCGACCCGGCGCCTTAAGCTGCGcgtcccgccccgccccgccccgcccgcccggCCTGCCCGCGCCGCAGCCAATCAGCGCGCCCCCAGCGCGGAGCGGCAGCCAATAAGCGGCCGCCTGGCCGGCACGCGCGGGGCTGAGGGCCGCCACCCCGGGGGGCAGCGGGAGGGGGAGTGCGCGGCCCTGCCAGCTTCTGCCTCAGGGGCGGCTGCGCAGCGAGGCCTCGGCTAGCGGGCTCACTGCTTAAAAACAGCTCTGGGGATAGAGCGGAGGCTGTTGAGGGGCTCTGCTGTATGTAGGGGTAACAAATCCATTTGCTTCTCCTTCCTCGCAATAAAGGAGGGAAGAGTGAGCGGTGCCATCCCCGTCTGGAGAGGGCAAAGCTGCGGGGGGTTTCCAGAGGCAGAATGTCAGTCTGTCCCCTTCCTTCggtgaggaaggggaaaggagtCAGCACCTTTAGCTGTGAAGGGCTGCCTGCCTTGCACTGCGTGCCTCTTGGAGCTCCCTTTCCTGCATGAGCTCCCCAAAACTACTTCCCTTCTCCCACATTAAAAGCAGCaatggagctggagctgggggcagccctttccccctttccccctttccccctttccccctttccccctttccccctttccccctttccccctttccccctttccccctttccccctttccccctttccccctttccccctttccccctttccccctttccccctttccccaccTGGCAGGGCTCCACCAGCCCCTGATGTCAcccaccagctctgccccatGGCTCTGCTTACCATCAGCACCCACTGCCAGTCCCAACACATGTGGGACTGGCTGCTCCCAGGCTTGGGAAAACCCTTTAGACCTCAGGAGCAATTTCCTTTGTGGATGAACCTGGCTAGGTCagtccctctgccttttcctgggCAGGATGAGCTTGTTCTGGCAGGAGGGACGAGCTCTCTGTCAGGCCTTGGATGCTCCCAATCTCTCTCTGTCCTGCAGTAAAATGTGGCTCCTGTGTGGAGACACCATCCCTACCTCTCCAGAAGGGCAAGGTGGGGCATTGTGGACATCACAAATAGGCAGATAAAGGCTAAACCTACAGGAATGTGTTCTTCAGGCAGGAAAGGCTTTTGAGAGCACTGATCTCAGCTGAGCTGGCCCAGGGTGTTTGGGTGCTCAGGGACTGGGGCAGAGGAGGGTTCTTCACACATCTACGTCTCATGACTACAgctctggggctgtgctggcactggtTACAGATCACCAGAGGATACTCCAAAATCCTTTTTCCAGAAAGTATTTACGTTGtggagtgaaaaaaattatttatggtATGAAAAAACACCTGTGTAGCCCAGCTGGCACAGAGACCTGCCCAATGGCAGTCCCTGTCAGGGCacctgtgcagggctgggaaggtgTTTCTAACACCCTGAAAACATCTGCTaggtgagctgctgctctggcaaaggctctgctgctttgcagagctggtgGGACCTTCCAGCTACCCTCCTGTCAGCAGTTCCCATCTCTGCTCCATGGGACTGCTCTCACATCTTCAGCACAGAGCCTCATCTCCTCCTCAAGATGCAAGAAGTGTGCATGGAGCCCtggcaggaaagcagcttttgggAAGAAATGCCATCTCCATGGGCAAGCTGTGAAACTGTTGTGAGGTGGAGATGGTGTTATCTACCTTCTGCCTATGGTAATGGTGTATTTACTCCTTTTTGTGCCAAGTCTGGCCTCTCACTGCACAGCTGCAAGCAatgctgctctctctctctctctctctctccttttcttctctccttccttacAGAGCATAAAGGCAGGATTGAAATGCCAACATTTGGTTGCAATTAATTTGTGGAAATACAGCTATTGTTAAAGCCAGAGACTTCCTGCTGAAAGATACTATTTCATAAGCTTATTCTCTGCAAGGCAAAAGGGGTttggtgaaggaaaaaaagcaaaaaagcaaccaaccaaacaatttttgttttgttttataaactCTTTTTAGATAAAGGCAATGATAAGATTTGTATTGGGGAGAGAGAGCTCACTGCAGGAGCCTTACAGACTTACAGTAACGTTTTACATAAATGTGTTGAGGCTCTGGTGGGATTTCTGCACATTCTTCTTAGTGATGAGGTTTACAGCAGGGATAGGGAGAGCCACAGGAGACACGGTAAGACCCCACGggcctccccttctccaggcagGGCCACTGCATCCTGGCTCAGCTCTGTCACTCATCTTGGGAGACCGAAGAGCTCCAGGTGGAAGCAGTGAGTTTAATGGGACAAGCCTGAAACCAGGGAAGCCCTGACTTTCATCACCCCGggtggagctgctgagggaggTGCTGGTTGTCCTCTGAGGTGTGTGGGTTTGGGCCAGccagcccccagcaccagggaaggaaggaacagaTGTGAGATGGCTTTGGGTCGTGTTTCTGCCTTGCAACAAGAGTCCTCTTTTCCATGAGCCGGTCGGGGTGTTTCACAATGCTGTTTGCCCCTGAAGCAAAGGTGGGTGGAAGTCGGgcagggctctgcagcaggctGTGGACACACAGGCTGTTATCTCTGGGGAACTGAGATAGTGGCTATTTTTAGCTCGGTGCCGGGTCCTCGTGCAGTGGTCTTTGTGATTTCCCCACAACTTTCCACCTCTCCTGCCTCGCTCAGGGCTGAGGCAGAGTTTGCTCCCTGCCATGGGGCAGAGGCTCTGGGGGTGTTGGTCCCTGGGGCAGTCAGACGTGTGACACACAGCTCTGGGAGCAGGGTCCCACTGTCCCATCAGGTCTCACCTGGGGTTTGTTCTTGATTGGATGTCAGGTAAATCCTATCAGGATTTACCACAGAGCCCCCTGGGACAGGATGTGGTGGTTCCTGTACATCTGAGGTGTAGCTTGCATCAGGCAGAGCTTCTTCATCCACCCTGTGGGGCAGCCCTTTCCCCAGTACCTGTACCATCAGGTATGAGTAGGTCCTTGGGGActcttcctgctcctgccacctccTCGGGTGCCCTGCTAGAGGCAGGAGTGGATGGAGCAGCTTCTTCTCCCTGCTGGGAACTGACaggctgctgtgccagctcagcctcccagcagctgggggcCGGGCAGCcctggtggggaaggggagcgAGGTCGGGGGTGTTGTGCAATGTGTCCACACCACAGCAGGCTGCAGGGACAAGGCTCAAGGGCGAGTGTTGTAAACCAGGGGAGCAGCTGATGTAACAGCACTGCCCAGGGAGCACACCGTGGGGCTGCCATGGAGCACCCCACCCCACTCCTCGTGCCCTCCTCCCAAATCAGCAGCAccccttctgcttctctcctctccctgctgccccagttGCCATCCACCCATCACTGCCCATGGGCACAGAGGCTCCAGCCCTCCACACATAGCTGTGGCCCCAACCCACATCTGGCAGTGTGGCTGGGGGGAGGTCTCTGTTCCTGGCTGCTGGGAgttctggtggtggtggtggtgaaggtGCTATGCTCCTTGTActtgctgcagcagcccagcagcctctgAGCCAGGCCACGATGCTGGCAACAGGCAGAGGACCTAAAGTCCTGTTAAAGTCCACCTGTTTCTGGCAAGGCTGTGAGGGTAACTCTGAAGTAATTTTAGTCAAATGTTGCTTCACATCAAAATGCTCAGGGAAAACTCATTTTGAAATAAGTTTTGTCATTCAGGGCATGTGGTCAGGGAGGGAAACccaaatgaaacagaagaggCTATTTTGGGCTGACTGGGACACTGTGGGAGAGCTGGCCAGGCCAGTGCAGAGCCCTAGGAGCAATGGCAGTCTGCACATGATGTGCCACCCTCCACAAAGAATGCATCCCGGGTGAGCTGGGTGTTGGGCTGTCAGTCCTTCCTTGTTCCTTCTAGGCATACTGGTGGGTTTCAGCCACACTTGACAGGGGAGTAGGAAGCTTACAGATCCCTCTTAAGTTTTGTGAGAATCAAGAGTTGGTGGGGAGAGACCCAGTGAGCATCCTCACTAAGCAAACACAGAGTGGGGCTTGGCTGTGGTGGCCCCTGGCCAGCCCATGTCTACACCAGCTGGCCAGCCAGCACTGACAGCCCCTTAGCTGACTGTAGTACATGTTTTGGGGGTGATTTAAAAGAAGAAGGGCAAAAGCAGGAGAGAGTGACAACGTGACAGAAATCTGTAGGACCCATGTTTTCTCTCACTCTGCAGTTAACCATCAGCTTGGTCTGAGCTGCACAGGTCTGGTGTGCTTCTTGGGAGTTCCTTATGGTCCCACACCCCTGTCCATCTCCTGCAGGACAACAGTAAACACAGCTCCACCAAAGAAAAGACTTGAGAATTCCTGTCATGTGATGGGGGTTCCCTCTTTTATTGCCACAAGCCTCAAATTCCTCTGATCATCCCAGGAAATTAAGCCTGGCACTGTGTGCTGTAGATGAAGACTGGGGTTTATAAAACTAGATCAATACAAGTGCTCAGTGAGAGAAACCATGAAAATCCATGCAAAAAAGAGAGGTTATAGGAGAGGGAATGAATGCAAATATGTTACTACAAATGCCTTAGGGCAAGCTGataagcacagagaaaaattaaatgggtTTCTGGCAAAGGAAAAGCCCAAAGGGCAACACAAGGATACAAGATGACAGCAGAGCAACCAAATGATAGGCAGGCAGGAACAATGCAAATCCTTGGCCAGGAATACAATGTGCTTGTCAAAAATATAGAGGTGCTGAGGTGAGGAGCTGTATCCAGAGTACCAGGTGAAAACAACCTCTTCCCTAGAGACTGGGATCCAAGAATGTGTGAGTCCCTCCAGGAAGAGAAGGGTACCTCCTGTTTTCTCAGCATATACAGTGTTCTTTTCAGAGAGACCTTGCCTTCATGCAGTTTACAGATTTCATTCCTATCAGTGAAGTCCTGGAAAATTATAGCTAAAGAAAGAAAGTTGGTCGTCTGTCCCAAGATCCCACAAGAGCAGTGCTACAGCTGTGCACCCATccttacttttaaaaagatttttttgagaCCATCCCTTCCCTTAGTGAACATGCACTGTGGAGATGTCTGGCTTGACATCCctgaaacttttctttcttgcacTTCAGTTGATGCAGAGAAACATGGTGGTATTCCatcttttttgctgtttgcttatggaaaaaaaaaattgtctgtaAGCAGTACATGCCCTCCTAcatgaagggaaaaaggagCATAAAGGCACAGCCTCAAATAGAACCTCAAATCTTCCAAATTCCCTGTGTGCTCTTGTAgtcagggctgggctggagtaGCAAGAATATGAAAAAGAGTCAGAGCTATTCCCATTGATCCCCTGCTGTGACTGCAGAGTCAGAGGGATGCTCAGCTCCTCTCAGGCAGGCTGAATCACTGCAGCTGCATTAACAGCTTACTTTGCTTTCACCTGTCTGGCTGGACATGGATCTGCCCTCGATGCACAGCAAAGCAATGTGTATTTTAACTTTGGTGCCTTACAAAGACTGCAAACCTGATTTGGGGGGACAGACATCTTGGAAAATTTCATGTACCCAGGCCTGGGGACTCAGAGGGCTTATCTTTACATGAGAGACTCTGCTTTGCCTGCCAGTCACTTGTATGCTGATGAAggctgagagagaaaagggagactGAGAagtgcatgtatttttttaatgataaatatGATCCTAAGCTCCTTTCAGGGGCTCATGTCCTTCAGCTGAGCCTCTGTCAGCATCCAGgctctctctgctgcagcagagggtGGTCCATCTCTCCGTGAAGCCTTTTGTCTCATCCTAAGGTTATTGTCAGTGAAAGATGGGATCTGTTGTTTTCCACAGTTGTCTGTCTCTGTGTATTTACTGGAGAGGGAATCTGAAAATCTGCAGGAACAAGATGCCTGACTTCTAAATGGAATCTTGAGCAGGTACCAAAGGCAGTAGCAAGGGTAAAGGCATGAGCTgagaggagggtgctggggaaggaggttCAGCTGTGGCTACTGTCATCATCAGCCTTTGtgttctttgaaatgtttttcaatGTGTCACCTGACCTTTAattcaaaatttttaatttaatctcagggtaaaacaaaactaaaacaaacaaaaaagaaaccaacaaaaaagcccaaatcaaacccaaacaaaaccaatcaaccaaccaaaacaacaataaaaacccaaaacaaaattcAGCAACAAAAACACTGAACCAAAAACAAgcatcaacaaaaaaatctggtgaTGTTCAAGGATTTATTCAATTAACCAGATGCTTGACGTTTCCTTCTTCCATAAACTGACTGTTAGCAAAAATTACTCTTGTCTGGAGTTCTTGTACTTCTGATGTTGCTCATGAAATGCAGCTAAGCAGGTCACCTGAGATCCCAAGTTTGGTACATACAAATACCTTCACTGTCTGCAGGTATCTTGGCATTGCCTCCTCTCTGGAGTTCTTAGGATCCTGCAGAGACAGCTCTCTCTCCTTGACCTGCCAAGATCCATCTCacctcatctcatctcatctcatctgcACCAAGCAGGAATCAGTTACCCACAGCATCCGTACGCCCGAGCAAGGACTTCAAAACTTGGATTGGATGAGACAAAATTTAGGAAATGTGCCTGCAGACAAGAGACACCCCCAAGGGCAGGAATAGCTCTGGTGGGAGGTGGAGAGTAGGCTGGTTATTCATAGGAagcctgctgctggctctggctgGGATGAGGGAGTCAGGCCATGGGGTGACACGTTAAGCAGCATTCCAGTGCTGACAGCTGGGAATAGCGTGTGTCCCAAGCCCATGGAGCCTGTGAGCAGTTTTGGCTGTTTCCTTCATCCCTCCTCCTCTGGTCTTTTCTCATCTCCTGTTACTGATCTGCCCTATTTCCCTCAGCAGGCTGAAGAGGAGGGTGCTGCCAGCCTTCAGCACTGACCTGATCCTGCAGCGGCTGAAAACCAGCGTAAAGAAGATGCAACCTCCTCCCCAGTGTAAAGCAAACTGCTTGCTGTCCATCATTTTTCCCTGGATACTGCTGATTCCCAAGTTGAAGTGCTGGTAGGTAAGTCAAGGTGGTGCAGTCACAGCAGGTGGTGAAGGAGAAGGGCTTTGTAGGATGGGAGACCAGCTGATAGTAATCTGAACCAGGTGGCACCAGCAAAGCTGGGAAAAAGTGGCAATAGCCAGGGGCTGTAGGGAACCCAGTCAGTTGAA comes from the Heliangelus exortis chromosome 4, bHelExo1.hap1, whole genome shotgun sequence genome and includes:
- the PPP1R3B gene encoding protein phosphatase 1 regulatory subunit 3B isoform X1 is translated as MHCARVLDYFPHKQAMAVDVAMQLYLCSPPLRREKCACKIAPKPSKPLRPCIQLSSKTVLNGSEEAANSFTHNKVKKRVSFADSRGFALTMVKVFSEFEDPLDIPFNITELIDNIVGLTTVEKDRFVLDFVQPSVDYLDFRNRLQTDCVCLENCVLKERSIVGTVKVKNIAFEKTVKIRMTFDTWKNFVDYPCKYVKDTYGGSDRDTFSFDISFPEVIQSHERVEFAISFECNGHVYWDSNKGTNYRIIRPELKSAQEAIHPPQGPDFASAFDQFGSPLCSYGLFAEWPSYSGYEKLGPYY
- the PPP1R3B gene encoding protein phosphatase 1 regulatory subunit 3B isoform X2, which encodes MAVDVAMQLYLCSPPLRREKCACKIAPKPSKPLRPCIQLSSKTVLNGSEEAANSFTHNKVKKRVSFADSRGFALTMVKVFSEFEDPLDIPFNITELIDNIVGLTTVEKDRFVLDFVQPSVDYLDFRNRLQTDCVCLENCVLKERSIVGTVKVKNIAFEKTVKIRMTFDTWKNFVDYPCKYVKDTYGGSDRDTFSFDISFPEVIQSHERVEFAISFECNGHVYWDSNKGTNYRIIRPELKSAQEAIHPPQGPDFASAFDQFGSPLCSYGLFAEWPSYSGYEKLGPYY